The genomic segment CAGTGAACCCCTAACGTTTAAAACCACACAGTGAACCCCTAACGTTTAAAACCACACGGTGAACCCCTAACGTTTAAAACCACACGGTGAACGACAGCTCATAACAGTCTGTCTCTCCAGCTTTACTGCACATCTATTGGTTGGCCCTGACATGATGCGCCAGGTCAAAGTGTGACACGCGTGACTCTACCAAATCACTCTGGTCCATTTGGACCAGCCTCTACAGCGCTGCATGCAGGTGCACTGCCTTTCATCAGATCAAGCATACTTCAATCACAGGATATTGGGTGTCCACACACTCACGGATTAGCAATGATTGCTTCATCTGGTTGCCATGGTAGGGACAAACAAGCTATCCTTCAGCAAACAACGCGGCCAACCACTCACATGATTCAACTTAAAATCGCTGTTCATTTCTCAAAGATTTTTGTATCATGTAGTACTGACAACAAACTAGACACAAGGTAAACGTTATTAATGACGTGGTATCTGAGGTGACAAACCTAGAGCGTAGTGTTACAACCTAGCTCAAGTGGCCAGAACCAAAGGTAGACACCACATAATGAAGGTTTAAACTAATATGTTTATGGCACAAAGAAGCTAAAGGTTATTTATTAACCCAACCTGAGCCCAATCAATCCAGGATGAACTGCCAATTGAACTGCTGTGAAAGACGTATTGCATTATGAAGGTATGAAATGTGCACGTCAGTGAATCAGTGGTGCGTGTGAGGGTTTGGTGACGTGGTTAAAGTCTATAAAGGCAGAGAAGAGAtaattaggcaaggcaaggcaaggcaactttatttatatagcacttttcatacacaaggcagactcaaagtgcttcacatataaacagtgtcatacaataaaataaaataataggtaagtaaaagaaaaacatatgcaaaaaatagaaagttaaaaaggcattttagtattaaaatagaaaataaaggcaaagttatttagcagaaagctatagcaaacataaaagtcttcagtcttgttttaaaggtgctcagagttggggcaagtcttaaatcctctgggagtttattccagctatttcttgcgtagtaactaaatcctgctttcccatgttttgtgtttactctggggataattaacagattggtctcggagcttcttagtggtctagaaggcttatgtagtggaagcatatcagttaaatattttgggcctaaaccatgtagggatttataggtaagcaacatgattttaaaatcaattctctgacttacaggaagccaatgtaacgatttcagaattggtgtaatatgatcaaatcttttggtctttgttagaactctagcagcagcattctgaacaagctgaagcttcctcagagtttgttttgggagacctgtaaggagaccattgcagtaatcaagcttactagtgataaaggcatgtacaagtttttgtaagtcttcgatggacatgagccctctaagtcttgctacatttttaaggtgataatatgccgattttgtaactgatttgatgtgactgtcaatatgtaaatctgaatccatgataacccctagatttctggctttgattgaggttttcagggacagagagtgaaggtgttgggttactttaagcctttccgttttagaaccaaatacaattaccTCTGTTTTGttctcatttagttgaaggaaatttcggcacatccattccttcacttgctcaattaCTGAATGTTTGTACTTTAAATAGTACACTAAATCAAAAAAATGATaaattatatgtgtgtgtgtgtgtgtgtgtgtgtatgtatatgtgtgtgtatgtatatatatagtatataatataaaaccTGATAATATACCTGAATTGAATGGTCTCTGATCTGGTTGTTTTAGGTTATGTTTTTCTAAATGAGTCCTTATTTAGTAAATTAGTTGGTTTGGTTGAATGCTTATTTACTTGTCTAAATAGTCTTTAATACAAAAGGAAAAAGAATGGTGAAACCTCAGTGGATGGTGATCATGGCTGAAACATGGTGAGGGTCTCTGTCATCCCCCTAGCATAAGTCAGGCACACATCACTTCAGTGGAACCAAGGTAGATCGattcttaaatacattttataacaTTATTAGTTCTCTGGAAAGCGAATAGGGAAATAACAGCATTATTTGACATGCTGAACCGTGTTGCCTGGATAGATGTGTCTGTACCTTGtagacacattttttaaacagtACAGATGAACCATACATCCTAATGAAACCACCGATAGTGCACGTGTTCCTTGGAAGATCCTGACCAAGTTCACTTCAGTGATTGAGTTATGCACAAATACGATTAATACAAATAAGCGGGCATTATTAAATCTATCACTGGTCCGCTACAGAGGAGCCCAGGGGCTTAAAAACGTGTTCACTTTAAGGACTTCCCTCTTAAGGGATCTGGATCTTTTGGTGGCCACAGCTCAAAAAATGACATCAGTGTCATTTTAAACCAAGCACTGTCCCAGGCGCTTCCTTTGACCTTCCTTTTACTGCTGTACTGCTAACGGTACACACTTCTAAGCTGTTGTTTTAAAGTTGTACCTATCAGGAACCTTTTCAAACATGAGCCATACCCGGTTTAATTACGTTTCAGTTAAGCCTCTGTGGGGCGCAGAATACTTTGTGATTCGCCTATCGTGTAGAAATATGGACCGATGGGGAGTGTCCAACGGCCTAGCCATCAGACATTGGGAGGAGATACTAACAATGCAAGCACATGCTCATCATAAATTAAAATGCAGCGAGCCGACCAACACAGACTGCAGTCTGCTGAGAGCCCCTACTAATAGGCAAATATGAGGTGTCAGCACAACTTTAGTCTGACGGCTAAACTGCGAACCTTGATGTTTTTGGGAGGTTTTgacggtaaaaaaaaagaaaaccttcACCCAACCGCAGAATGCATTCAAACATAACgtcagagcatttcactcactagtAGCTGACTGTTGGCTGTGGCCTTTCCAACAAATTACCCTCTGATGGAAGCTGTTGTAGACGGTACCTCCAGCCCCTACGTGTTTGAGAAACGGCCTGTATCCCTCAGAACACCCTGAacatcaccaacaacaactactaCTCCGTGGAGGTGGCCAACATCACGGCCCAGGTGCAGTTTGCCAAGACGGTGATCGGAAAGTCTCGCATCAACAACATCACGGCCATCAGCCCGCTGGACATGAAGCAGGTGACTGGCTCCACTCCTAGCCTAGCTGCAGCCTTTGGTTTGTACTGTTCTAGAACATTGgatctcaaagtgcggcccgcgggccaatggcggcccgcagaaacattctaATTCTGGGTTCCTATATTGGCCTCTCAAAGCTTTGAGAACCCCCTGTTCTAGAAGGTTTGAGGCTGGCTTCAAACGTCTTCTGAGTGTCTTTGCTTTCCCCCTCAGATCGATTACATGGTGTCGACGGTTCTGGCGGATGAGATGAGCTACATGTAGTGAGTACAGTCCTGCCGACAGGGGGAACAAAGGCACCATTAGGGGGTCACCTGGTGGGATAATAATTTCTGAGCTTGGGTTTCAGGCCGAACAAAGGCTGGGATCTACTGCCCTGATACATATTTGGGATTGGCCGATTGTGTCTCATTGTGTTGCTAAGCAGAATTAGCCATTGAGGTCACTGCTCAGACCCCATCCAGCGTCCTCCCAAATTGGTTTAATGTCTTTATCAACATGTTGGATCTCTGAATCACcagcatcacatgaccccaATCAAAACCCGCGATGTTGGGTGAAGGACGGTGAAGAGCAGACCTTGAGGAGTTGCTTATCATAATGCATTTCTCCCCCCAGTGACTACTGCACTCTGCAGTCCATCAGGGTGCACAACATCGTGGTCATGATGCAGTAAGTATCCGTTGAGCTTGGTGGCTTTTAGTCCACTTACTTTTCATTGTTTTCGTTGTTTAAAGCTCCCCTTTAAAGCTGCAGTAGGGAAGAAGTTTCTATTTAGCTTTTTCCCCAAAAAACTAGCAAGAAATGGACCCACTGAGACACTGTCTGCTGTGAGTGTCTTTGATTGACCAGTGTAGCAGCAGTGCAGAGATATTCCCCTTTAAAGCTCAAAGAGAATGAGTGTAACCCCTGGCTGTCGATCAACCTGGTTCACACGATTCAAGGCTAGCATAGCTTTTTGAGCATATGCTACTAGCTAGCATATGCTTTTTGAGCATATGCTAGCTAGTAGGGCTAGCTGGTTGTAAAGTTATAAGATAACTGATGAGGGTCGGCTTGGCTCAGGAGTTAGAGCGAGTTGACTAGTAAacgggaggttgctagttcggtcGCAGCTCcacctagctgagtgtcgaggtgtcactgagctagacacctaaccctaaccggtcCCGACGAGAATTGTTGACTCTATCGTCGTTGTATGTAGCTTTGGatgaagcgtctgctaaaggtTCTAAATGTAATTGTGAGGGGGGAAAGAAGGTGGAGTCCCACTGTGAAATGTGGGAACAAATATCAGCATATAACTAGTCATTAAAACTCACTCTCAGTAGACAGGGGTCAGTGTCTACATTTCATATGTTATAGCAGAATACCGACAAAGTAATGGTAGCGATACAAAGCATGTGCTTGTGTACCTCGTTACCCTGTGGAGCGGTTTGTGCGTCGTTGTCCCCCGTCCTGACCTTGCTGTCCCCCCAGGGTGATGGTCACCACCACGTACTTCGGCCACGCCGAGCAGGTGTCCATGGAGATGTACCAGTACGTGGACTGCGGTGGAAACACCACATCTAACCACGGGATGAGCATACCGGCCAGCTTGTTCCAGCCTTCccagtgaaccccccccccccccgtcaccggCTGCAGCACTCCCTGGCCCCCCGGTGTCATCatcctccctcatcctctcgttcatttattcattcgATCCTCAACCCTGACTTAATGTTTGTGTTGGTCATACAGGCCCGTTGTGAAGGTACCTGGCAACAGGAACCAATAGAAAAGCAGGATGGTTCTAAACTTGAACGCACATAGTATTTTACAAGCAAGAGAGAATGCACCTGAGGCTGCAAATAAATCCACGTGGCGTCCCTCCGACGACGTGCTTTGGGTATAAACTACTGATTAGTGCATTCAAGCACAAATTGATAAGATTGTTGAAAGGTCCCTTATTCCATTTTTGAGCCTAAATAGAATTGCACACTGGGCTGTTCAAGCACAAagcttttgtttgttgttaacCTTGTATAAGCTTTTCCCCTTTCTAGGGAGCACCTTGTTAACACACTTTCTATGTTGAAGCTGCTTCAGCCTTGGGCTATAGCTTTCGTTCAGCAGCTTGGTGGTTATGTTTAAGTATTGACGCCAGGGCCATTACGGGCTGATGAAAGATTTAACTCAAGCCTGTAtactaatattattattattattattattattattgatacgAGTGACTTAACCCATTGGAAAGGATGATAATCAGTTTAATTTATGACTACTACTAAAACTACTTCATTCACGTAAACGCGCGCATGTCAACATgcattgttttaacatttatatttgaaaaaggaaagtattatttttttgtgtagGAGTCTTAACCAATTTGCTTCGGACTGGAAAACACATTTGTATATCACCTTTACAAGATTGTACTAAGTTaacaatatattaaatgcaCATGGATAAATACCTTATTTTCATCTCAACAAGTGAATTCCCATGAAGCATGTCATTcagtttaatttatttatttttcttatgaaaTGTACTTCTTTCCAATCACTCAGTTGAGTAGGGTAGCGGAGTGTCATACAACATCAAATACTTACATATTACATATTTTTGACAAGACTTCCACAGGCGTGCTGTGTGTTTCCTTAGCTGAATTAGTTCATCTCGGTATAAAAACACATGGTATTACCTAAGGTATTAGCACCATTTGATCAAGGAAGCAAATAAGGAAAATCTAGGAAATGAAATAACAGATGTGGATGCCTTCTTCCACCTTATATTAAGAACTCAAGATAATATTCTGTGACAGTTCAACGCTTTCCGTTCATGGTCATTTGGATTTCCACATTTCTCATTATTTATAGAAATAAATGTAGAAGGCATACCTTTTACACATTGCTTTGGCTCCTGTGTTTTCTTGCTGTGTTTTAGCTAGGCCGCTCAGGAAGACATCCAGCTACCTGGAGGCCCATCCTCCACACTTGAGCGCTGCTCTGGTACCGACCGTATCTGCATTATTCAGACAACGCCCGCTGGGGTCGAGCCCCCAACCACAGGAGCAGCCTGATGGAGATCTGATCAATAATATACTTCATTAATAAAACTCCTTCTGCAGAAACACATTGAGTAGTGTCCTGAACAAAACCTGATCACAAGAACTGAGGTCAATGAGCAGCTTCACGCCCCCTGAGAGATTTGGTTCTTGTACAATCGTCAATATGAATATTGAGCTGGTCTgaatttgacctttgaccctcctGGAACATGAAGCTTTGAGCTTAGCCAAATATTTGATGAAGTACGTTTGAGTCACTTTCTGTATGTTTCTCagcaatttttttttcccccaaacAATCAAGGGAGGTAGCCCTGATTGGCCAGGAATGATTCAGGACCCATGCCAAATCTAAACAGGCTCATAGAGAGACGGCGCCGTCACCTGGCCCAGACGTTGTTGTGGTGCTGTCCTCTTACTGGCTCTCAGATCAACACTCAGTTTGAGCGTTGATCTGTTTGTCTCAGCGCTGCATCGTCCCCACTCCATTTACCTCTCTGTGTATTTGGTAGGATACTATTAAAGTAAGACGTGGGCCATGCTGCAGTTCATGTCCTCCTTGTCACCGTTCTctgggacagaggagaggaggtccaAAGGCTAGTGCAGAATCATTTGAGGTCTTCTTATTCCTTCTGTTTCTAATAGAGACTTGACCAGGGAATCCGGCGTACTTGTAGACAGGGTGAAACATATGGGAGGGTTGGAGACCCCTTGATTGACCCTTGTGACCCCCTGAGAGCCTCCAGAAAGGTTTCTGGAAAAATCTCTGAATAATCCGCAGGTTTTGTCCGTATAATCAGATTCTTATTTTGCATTTGGGGTTTCTTTACAACTAATTGAAGGATTAATTCAGACAGAAgaatctcactcacacacacatttgatggTCCGATACCGGCCACTAGAGGCTGCTCACGGGACAAGTTATCATGCAGTTTAACGGGTTCTAGTTTAACTTTCCTAATTCCCCAAGAAAGCCAAAGCAACAGACGCCACACAAGAAGCAGTGGACAAAACAAACCAATGGTTTTATTGCCATTTTGTGCATGAACTTTGACAAGGCAGGTTACACGAGTATGGTTTCACATGTGGGATAAACACTGTGTTCCAGTGGTGCGCTCCAGTCACTGGCGCGTATCTGTATTGACGGCTTGATAGCCGCATTACAGAGCGCTAGTCCCGCCCACACTCGCTGCTCAAAGGAAACGGGAGACGTGATGATGTGTCAAACAGAAAGCAttcgggaggaggagaacaacaacaacaccttcTATTATTGCACACATCTAGTTTACCAGCGCCAGGGTATGGTGGACACTGCATAAGCTATATTTCTGGACAAGGTGCTGAAATGTAGTCAGAAGACCACAATGTTGCTTAATCCTGTTTTCTTAAAGCCACATATGTACCAAATAAGGATGCAGGAATTCACACATTAtatatcaaaataaatgttttttttttttttattatgtttctctTCACTTGTCTTGATAAATAATAGTGTGGATCATTTACATTTGGAAAAGTGACGTTTGTTTTAACGTGAATGCATTGTGTAACCTATAGAGGGCGCCGTCTCGCACAGGATAACTAGAATGAAAGTTGCTGAGAAGTTCTTTTCCTGTGGCGCCATTATGGTTTCTTATAAAAACACACCAATGaatgaaaagggagagagacaaggagtttttttttctgtgcatCAAAAACCCCTAGATGACCTGGTGGCGGGACAAAGCCATGACAATAGAGCCTccattttctctcctctcccgggGAATGAATTCAACAGTCTGTGAGCGCGGCTTCGAAAGCGCATGGAATGCATTCAATGGAATAGCAGAGCACTGCATTACCGCAACAGTTGGACATTGGGGGAAACTTTGGTGCATACTTTAGTCTTGACAGATAGGGGGCGTCGTCTCAAGGGGAAGGGGCTACACTCTCCGGTCCAGCCACTCACAGTACGGCCCGGTTCAGACGCTCAGAGCACGGGATGTGGCTCGGGCCCGCCGCTCGGAAGCAGGAAGCACTGAGTTCCTGTTGGTCCGCCTCTCACAGTGTACCTTGGTCAgaaccaccccaccccctcctagTGCCAGACACTCCTAGGGTCCAGAACACACAACTGGCCTTAAGCTTGGAATGTTTACCcccgggggtggggtgggggggataaggTACCTCTCTGATTGAGCTCTGATTGCTGTCCCCAGCAGACTACTGTGTGGACATATGCTCCATGTTACCTGAGTATAGACTCCGAGGGATATACCTGAAGAGATGGGCTACGTCCAGACAGGCCACGTCCGTCTTCCTGTTCCTCTCATAGTGTTTGATGGATAGGGACCCAAACTCTGGCCTTGATTGTATAAACAGAATCCTGAATAGTACGGCTGTCTTTTCCTGCTAGGTACATAACAAAGAAACAcagttttttcctcttttttttcttcttaaaacaaacttttttctttctattaTAGATATaagaaattatatatatatttatatatgcgtATGCATATGTGTAGAGAGCTTATTCATACTGTGAATGCCCCCCATACCCCAACCCcttcctctcacccccccccctccccccccccacgcagatacacactaacacacacacacacacacacaaacacactaagaTACACTCAGACTCACAAACTCACTcagacctacaaacacacacacacactccgaccGACAAACGCTAATTGAGCTTGTGTCACTGCTTCCTCAAACCTCGCTTGTCATGTGTacgctgtgccccccccccccccccccccctgccgcagGGTGCCCTTCCTCACGGGGTCGTCATGGCAACACATCATGCAGTGGGGCGGGAAGAttgatttggggggggggggggaaatcaacAGCAAATCAATAACAATAATTAAGAATTAGCAAAGATGTGAGGCGCTGCCTAGCAGAGCGAGGGGGGgtatctcttgtgtgtgtgtgtgtgtgtgtgtgtgtgtgtgtgtgtgtgtgtgtgtgtgtgtgtgtgtgtgtgtgtgtgtgtgtgtgtgtgtgtgtgtgcgtccgtgtgtgcgtccgtgtgtgcgtctgtgtgtgtgtgttgtggtcgtGGGGGGCTAGCGCATAGGTAACGGGGGGGGCAGAGGCCAGCCTCTGCTCGGACCCCTTAACTGACCgcctggggggggtctgtctgggggggcggggcctcggtGTCGGGCGGCGTCCCGGCGGGGTGCCCCGCGGCCGGCCCCTCTGGCTCCAcctggtggcggggggggtCCCCGCCCTCGGCGAGGGGCTGGAAAGCGGGCACGAGGCTCAGGGCCCCGGGGTGCAGCGGGCCCTGGAGCCGCACGGGGCAGAAGGCCGAGCCCGTGGAGATGAAGTTCACCTTGTTCTTGTCGGGGCAGGAGAAGAGCGGGGCGGACGGGGCCGGCCTGGAGCTGCTGGGaccggcagggggggggggggggggggacacggtcTCAGAGACACTCTTTACATCACACTCTGAACACAGGAACCCATGATGCTATCATGCTATCAGATATGATGCTATCATGCTATCAGATATGATGCTATCATGCTATTAGATATGATGCTATCATGCTATCAGATATGATGCGATCATGCTATTAGATATGATGCTATCATGCTATCAGATATGATGCTATCATGCTATCAGATATGATGCTATCATGCTATTAGATATGATGCTATCATGCTATCAGATATGATGCTATCATGCTATTAGATATGATGCTATCATGCTATTAGATATGATGCTATCATGCTATCAGATATGATGCTATCATGCTATCAGATATGATGCTATCATGCTATCAGATATGATGCTATCATGCTATTAGATATGATGCTATCATGCTATTAGATATGATGCTATCATGCTATTAGATATGATGCTATCATGCTACTAGATTAGCAATCTAATGCATGTTAGCAATCTTATTTCACTCATTGAGTTTAACGGCGGCGGCTAGCCAACCCCTTGGGCTTTTACACGCCTCCTCAAAGACCAAGAATGCGCTCGACCTAGAGCTACATGAGCCGACGCTATGTATTACAAACGAGGCCATAATTCACTCGGGGAGACGTCAGACCAGAGACACCGGGACGGTGGTTCAGAGACGGAGCAGGGGGGACCAGAACCCATACCTGGTCTCCTCGAAGGCTTTGATCTTCTCACAGCCCTCGGGCGGCTCCCGCTTGAACATGTAGCTGTTGTTGGGCTTGGGCGAGGAGGCGAACTTGGGCAGCGGGGAGCTGCTCCCGCTGTCGGCACCTGGAAGGAGACATGGGATCAGAGCGGCGTCACAAGGAGGCCCAGTGCAGGACCACCAGCTGGGTCATCGCCTGGCTCCTGGGGTCTCGACCAGAGGGGCACTCAATACCCCACCACTTGCTGGAGGTTCCTGGTTCAAGCCGTGCATGCACGTGTCGTAGGTTCAGGAGGCTGGACGCCCCGACCGAGCCCTGAAGTCTGCCGCTCAGCATCCGTGCTGAGCGGCAGACTTCTAATAGCATTTCTTCTAAACCCAACCCACCCAACACAAGGTTCAAACACAACGAGAAGCGTGTTCTGGTTGTCAACCTTCTGACTCAATGATTTAAATCCACCAGCAGGTTGTAATGTTTGAGGCTGATGTTAAGGAAGTGTCTTAATGAAAGTGTCCCACGCCTACCTAACGTCCTACAGGCCACACCTACCTAGTGTCCTACAGGCCACGCCTACCTACAGCCCACGCCTACCTAACGTCCTACAGGCCACACCTACCTAACGTCCTACAGGCCACACCTACCTAGCGTCCTACAGGCCACGCCTACCTACAGCCCACGCCTACCTAACGTCCTACAGGCCACACCTACCTAACGTCCTACAGGCCACACCTACCTAGCGTCCTACAGGCCACGCCTACCCAAATCCTACAGGCCCCGCCTCCCTACGGTCCGGCCCGTGGCCTACAGGCAGCAGTCTTCTATCCCACCTGCGCGGCCCGAGGGGGACTGAGGCCCCTCTCCGTCTGCCGGCAGCAGGGGGCCAGGTGCTGTAGCCCAGGTAAAGCCTGTTCCCCCTCCCATTCATCTGTGCACGCCTCGTACAATGTGATCTGGCTCCATGGGCTGCATGTATGAGCCCGCTCACATCTCGAGGTACGACTACATATGCAGACGGGATGGAACAGCGGGCGAACGAGTCTGGACTGCAGCTCAGACACCGTCCTGTGCGgacccccagacagacagacagacaccattaGAGGCATCCGCTAGCTAGCAGTGGGTACGAGGTAGGGACAGTGGCGGGGGAAGGCCCTAAGAGGAGGACGTGGAGCCAGCTCTGGGTACGACCCTGGGGCAGCGGACCCCTCGATCGTCCACCTGGAGTCCAACgatttaacctttgacctccagGTGGACGCTGACCTCTCGAAGCTCGTCCAATCAGGTGGGGTTTGACGTTCATAAACCAGCCGGGCAACCAACCGGCTCCCTTTCCTCTCTAGACTTGAACTCACGTTTCCACGGTGACGGGAGGTCACGCTGTTATggttgtacccccccccccccccccagggcgggGCCTACCTTTGTCGCGGTCGTACAGCAGCTCGTCGGTGGAGTAGGGGCTGCCGGCGTGGGACCCCGGGGGGCCGGCGGTGGCGGGCGAGGGGCAGGGCGACAGGctggagcagctgctggagCGGCCGGGCCCCGAGGAGGGGGTCTGAGTGTCCACGCTGcgggtgctgctgctgcgctgctggggggggcagggggcccgCCGGCCGTCAGGGACCTCCAGggcctgggaggggggagggggcgatgTGAGGACCACGCCATGTATGGTGCCCGGATCAATGCACACAGGGTGATGGAAGTAGATGTATATATCTAACCTCATCATCATTAGCTTCATTCAACCTGAAACATCAACGTAGCACGGTGTTTAAAATGGATAactgaaaaaataaagtttgattACAATCTAATGAGACTTTGCAAAGTctccgtccttcggaggagacgtaaaaccgaggtcctgactcactgaggtcataaaagatcccagggcaattattggctgactcattaattccctcactctccacctcaagctggtgtgtgtggagcgttctggcgcagattggctgccgtgcatcacccaagtgggtgctacacactggtggtggttagtgtggtccccccttcactgtaaagcgtctttgagtgtctagaaaagcgctagataaattcaatccattattattgtattattaatgCCCAATCAACATGGTAAACCAAACTCAAATGCTTTGCCACTCGTATCGCCTGGTGTCCCTGCAGTTAAACATCCCTACAAAACGGTCATTACAAATCCTGCTGCATGTCGGGTCCTTTgcactacacgcacacacgtctgTGTGAATAAGAAATCCTTGAGCATATCAATACATCAGAAGAGTAGCGGATCTTAATTCTCACTTAACATGAAAGTGATTTCCCAATGGTCGCAGTTTCACTACCAGGGTGCACCACAGCAAATATGAAACATTATCCGTTCTTCTTTGGTAGTGCGTTAATATTTGTATGCAGATATAAGCTAACGGTACAAAGCGTACACATTCTAAAGGTATATTGCTCAACTATTTACTGTTTCTAGTCACTGAGCAGACACTAATGACAGCCAGCCGCAGGGAGGTTCTATGCATCATTGCGGCTACGCTATCCCGCCCCCCCCTGGACGATGGGCTACGATTGGCTGAGCCTTGAGGGGCATGACTTCCTTCTTAAGGAAGGCCTCGTGAAGCCAGAGTGCGAGGGCTTTTCCCCCGGGCAGCGCTGACCTTGAGCTCGTCCTTGTCGCCGTGGTCCCTGATGAAGACCTTCTCCAGCTCGTGGTTGATGCCCTCCATGCTGCTGGGGACCCGTGAGATGGACGGCTTGGGCACCGAGATGCTGGCCAGAGGCAGGGCGGCAGGCTTCGACATGGAGCCCTGCTGCTGGGGCCGAGGGCACGGAGAGGGGAGGATCACAGCGGGGTGGGTGAGACACATCGGATTCACCATCATCATTCTTGAGCCCCTGGgagtgtcaggtgtgtgtgtgtgtgtgtgtgtgtgtgtgtgtgtgtgtgtgtgtgtgtgtgtgtgtgtgtgtgtgtgtgtgtgtgtgtgtgtgtgtgtgtgtgtgtg from the Gadus morhua chromosome 22, gadMor3.0, whole genome shotgun sequence genome contains:
- the glcci1a gene encoding glucocorticoid induced 1a isoform X7 gives rise to the protein MKDKSTQTPVCWIEEVEEKRSTHQRSASWGSTDQLREIAKLRQQLHRSKQSGRHHPLPHLPPHSGRDKDCLSPPPPCIAYGPATTLSPLTALSQLQQQGSMSKPAALPLASISVPKPSISRVPSSMEGINHELEKVFIRDHGDKDELKALEVPDGRRAPCPPQQRSSSTRSVDTQTPSSGPGRSSSCSSLSPCPSPATAGPPGSHAGSPYSTDELLYDRDKGADSGSSSPLPKFASSPKPNNSYMFKREPPEGCEKIKAFEETSSSRPAPSAPLFSCPDKNKVNFISTGSAFCPVRLQGPLHPGALSLVPAFQPLAEGGDPPRHQVEPEGPAAGHPAGTPPDTEAPPPQTDPPQAVS